The Cannabis sativa cultivar Pink pepper isolate KNU-18-1 chromosome 8, ASM2916894v1, whole genome shotgun sequence genomic interval taagcctacttttaggtcagggtgatacgtacattttgggaacacggtagtgcaattgagtgggagcgctagcataaacatggaatctatagcttctatctggcgaatagtaagcaaaggatgatctccttcgagcttgaccaaacgaacataaatggtggagtactcatttcacataagctgaaatatcatttatacggggtcaagtgttttaaggataaaatacatagtagggtgttacggtaatctaatctctttacagtgtagatcattcatatagaggatcattgatcacattaggattataacaatggataactaatgatgcgtctatatggtggaacatatagagcattctatatactgagagtgaaattctaagttctatgcgtggattcaacgaagaattaataagttagtgaattttagtgctaaattcttgatctacttattggaagctcagttatatagacccatggtccccgcactagttgagataatattgtttgtaagactcatgtaattggttttgattaatcaattataattcacaaattagactatgtctatttgtgaaattttcaccaagtaagggcgaaattgtaaagaaagagttaataggggcatatttgttaattatgatactttgtatggttcaattaataaatatgataaatgacaatattatttaataattatttatagttattaaatagttagaattggcatttaaatggtttaattagaaaattggtatttttgagaaaataagatacaaaagtgttaaaattgcaaaattgcaaaaagcaaggcccaaatccatcaagccatggccggccacttttgtaggcatttcaaactgatattttcattattttaatgccaaataattcaaacctaaccctagtggaatgctataaatagatagtgaaggcttcaggaaaattacacatctgaatcagaaaaacctgagccttctctctcttccttggccgccactctctctctctctctcttcttccttcatatttcgaacttaccctagtgattagagtagtgcccacacacagcaagtaatacctcaatcatagtgaggaagatcgtgaagaaagatcatcagcaaaggagtttcagcatcaaggattcagagaaagagatccaggttcagatcttgacaatactctgctacagaaaggatacaagggttagagatctgaacggaaggagacatttaattccgctgcacccaatgtaaggtttcttaaactttatatgtgtttaatttatcgttttagaaagttcttatttaggatgttaataaacatacttgtgagtagatctaagatcctggtaaaataaattccaacaagacGCTCAACCTCTTGTTTTACAATATTCTTTGGCTACAATCTCATAGCTTGGCAATGCAAGAAGCAACATATAGTGTCCAAGAGCAGCACTGAAATTGAATTTTGAAGCTTAGCTCAAACTGTCACTCAACTCACCTAGCTACACTCTTTGTTTACTCAGATGCACATCTACTTGCCCAGAACTCCTACTATTTGGTGTGACAACTTGAGCACCGTGCTTCTTactgttagcccaagatatgtttccaagagggggggggtgaattggaaatttaaactaatttcggaaaattaaaacttttaacacaaaactatgcaattagtcaattaatcaagtaaaagcaagtagtatggcaagcaatatattaagacaaataattaaacttgtaaagtaaagagtttaaggattagaaaatgcaaactctcgatttttacaaggttcggtagaactatgccacctacgtccttggtcttcaaagctatggacctagctttgagttccaatatcgagccaagttaacgggcttgactaacccttacaaccgggaaattttcaccaaggtatttccaaacctcttacaatagtttcgcacccccgaggactattaacctctttctcggattgttaaagtgccaatctcactatttccgggttgtttacaaaaccggtgccaacctcacctcaatcacaatatggaaatgtgtttgatatacaagctaaaatcactctagaaatttgatgatacaatggaaacctagagtgaaaagcaagcacacttaagatgaataaaatcaaattttggctcaaagtgtgtgaaaagtgttggtttggatttcaaacttagaagctccttaatctcacttagataggttagatatatgtaataaatgctcaaccaacttattttttgaaagaaaaatcgagtttatatagtgtttgataaaaaactagccgtttatagccgttagcacgtttcccgaggtgaggtcagccatgaaccggaagtccggatgggaaccggaattccggattgattgcaaccggaattccggttgccatccggaattccggatgactgaccagggcaaaagtgccatttttcgggacttaaacgcgcataacttcttactcgattatccgatttcagaaattccaactttgttctcttagttaaacaaaatgtaatttagaaattcaatcaaaaaattttttgaactatcgtgtgagaaaacttgttgcacaagttagtgaatgggccaaaattcaaatttataaaaacttagtgtgctatgcaaatcactttaacaagactaaagtagatttataccatttaattttgagtagtcttgatgtagaagagcctcctagcttgatttgcatgtttttgatcccaagttgatttttttcgagagttgaccttgactttgactttgactttgactttcgggttgactttttgactttgggattttgaagacctcttttgaatagggtcttgagttgttgatcccttgatgaatcttttgctcttgacatgcttgttgagtccatttagtgttgcttttaaaagtttggtaaaaataccaaaatatttattttctcttttaaatttgctacaaaatcaataaatcattagtaacaaataataatcaaatatttgctaatcatcaaaacaaggagatcgaaaagtttgagttaacaatctccccctttttgatgatatcaaatatttgattattttgaaagggaaagaaaaaatttaagcaaagtaagttggattagctcccccttaatgtgtgcaagaaaaaaaaatttaccttttaattttaccttgcatgaatttgtaaactccccctcaatttttacttatgataaaaggattagataccaaaaaaaaaaaaatttgaggtgatgccaaaaattaatcaatagttgttctcccccttttgattcatcaaaaagggtggcaaggaattcacataaaaataaaagaaaagagaaaaaaaaaataaaaacaaagcaacaagccaatgcattaaaaaaaacataacatccaaaatatcattcaacacaacaaacaaacaacaaataaaaaaaagtaccaactaacacaaagtcaaaaggcatgaagcctttgcacacaaccaaaaaaaaaaaataataaataaaaggaaactaaataagccaaaaaataatgcaagaactagtttggtggggggccaaagcgatccatgtatgccctccattgtgccatctcctcttgcacattagcaaacccatgaaccatgtcactcctcatggtgttaatgtcattgttgaggttggtgagttgtgagttgagatcatttcGCAAGGTTTGAAATTGGTTGTCAACCGAGGTGTGAAGGCGAGTAAACGCTTCCTCAAGGTTGAATTGGGGAAAAGTAGGcatgggaggagcttgaggaggcatctcttcttcttcttcttcttcttcttcttcactttcacttgcgggcaaattaatttcttcatcatcactctccaaatcaatttgcattctttgccctcttttgggtgtgaacacccactcattgttaaggaatttgtaacccatagccttgaaagttttggatcctagaatgtcactagaggtaggatcatttttcttttcatgtagggtaggaattcctaagagaggaaaaaggtagctaagaagaaaaccaaagggaagtgccttaatcatattaggcttgtccacatcaagtatgaattttaaaataagatagcctaGGTTGATGGGTGTGGTTTTGGCTATAATGAGATGCATGAGTAATTGATCAATGGAATTGATCTCATCTTGGTGGCCACTTCTAGGAGCAAGATTTGCAACAATAAATTTGTGGAGGATTTTAGCCTCTAAAGTGAGTTGGTGTCTTTTTGGTCTCATAATAAAAGGGCCATCACCACAAATATTCCTAGAACActcatcaaagttaaaaatggcatcatttttgagagaaagtttgggttcaagtaatATGCCACCATTTGGTGCTCCTAACATGTCATTGAGAGATGCTACATTGAGTTCAAAAGCTACTCCTCTAAGGGTTCCTCTAACACCTAAAGGTTCTAATGTAGGTTTAATACAAGCATAAAAACCTTGAACTAGCCTAGGATACAATGgagtattaatttgaataaaagatgtccatcctagggtatcaaaatgatgactaaaatcaacacaatcaaggctagggagatcacaaattttacctttgagaattttcctagaggagaaatcattgacaaacttgttgtgatcttcatcattgaagaagagagtgggctcttgccttgcttttgcccttatttccctttgttgaattgcactagccattctcttgggagctcttgatgaggaagccattgaagaacacacttctcttttttttttaaattatttggaagatgagaatgaggctttgaaagagagaattttagagagaaaaagatgATGACTGCTGTATTAGGGTTGAAAAAATTGAATGGGGGAAGAAAAATTCGGTGGTAgggtttaaaaagggaaaaaatcgaatgaaaatgacaaaaatgcccctTTTTGCTGATCCtgtgccatccggaattccggatggtacaaccggaattccggttggtacaggatcagaaaaaaaaaatttctaaaactgtgctaaaaaatctaattttgacccaaatgaccccaaaccaattctaatacctttaatatgataaaacaaaattgctcaaacaagaaaatctgaaaaataatgaaaaatgacgatttacggtaagtttttcgaaaattgccaagaaaactagaaccgtaccaaaaatgagttttatgcaacgaaattgaaaaattctttttccagcagttttataaaataaaatgtgaggtgtacaaacttacggaatcgaaaaatgttgaaaaatgagagagtttggcaaaaaacactcttttaggcctaaaaatctaaaaattcaacaagtgaggtaccaaaaatttgtttcatgcaaatttcaatcaaggcaaacctataggcatattaaatacactctatttcacatattcaagcatatagacacataagaaaatcaaatatgcaaaaattcacatgttcacttgtttaaaaacaagtccaaagttcaccaaaaatccacattttgacctataattttaagtttttcaacaagGATAGTTCATATATgtcaagtatcaataaattttcacatctatgcatataaatctcattaatatcatatttggaacaattatgcataaataagtaagtaaagagatatgaaatttttttcatagctagcaaaccttatatttcatcTAAGTTGGTCATtcctagctctcttctaatgaaactaaatctctcatcactaagaggcttggtgaatatatccgctaattggaattcggtgcttacaaagtctagcataatatcacctctttggatatgatctctaaggaagtggtgccttatgtcaatatgcttggctctagaatgcaatattggattcttagagaggttaatggcactagtgttatcacactttatgggtgtacattcaaaatcaatatcaaaatccttaagagtttgtttcatccaaagtatttgtgcacaacaactacccgcggctatatattcggcttcggttgtggatagagctaccgagttttgtttcttgctaaaccatgacactaaggaatttcctagaaagtgacaagttccactagtactttttctatccgtcttacaaccgtcaaagtcggcatccgagtagctaattatttcaaagtttgagttcttggggtaccaaagtcctagattcattgtgcctatcaagtatctaaatattctcttaacggcactcaagtgggattctttaggacaagattggtacctagcacaaagaccaacactaaacaaaatatccggtctactagcggttaaatataataaagagccaatcatacctcgatacttggtgatgtctacattcttaccgctttcatctttgtccatctttatggatgtgctcatgggtgtattcatggactttgcatttgccaagtcaaacttttgaagaagatccttaatgtacttagtttgacctatgaatatgccatccttttgttgcttgatttgaagtccaagaaaaaaattgagttctcccatcatgctcatctcaaactcactatgcatacacttagaaaattcttcacaaagagcatcattagtagcaccaaaaataatatcatcaacataaatttgtactataataatgtctttagattttctttttataaaaagtgtattatccgctttacccattgaaaaaccatttgaaataagaaaagtgcttaatctttcataccaagctctaggagcttgctttaaaccatataaagcctttttcaatttgtaaacatggttagggtatttatgattttgaaaaccgggtggttgagagacataaacctcttccataatgtacccatttaagaatgcgctttttacatccatttgatacaagataaaattcttgtggcatgcaaaagctaacaacattctaatggactcaagtcttgctaccggggcaaaggtttcctcataatcaattccttcttcttgattgtaaccttgggccactaatctagccttgttacgcacaatgaccccatgctcatctaccttatttctatagacccattttgttccaatcaccgattgatgtgacggtcttggaactaactcccaaacattatttcttataaattgatttatttcttcttgcatagctagaagccaaaattcatcaacttcggcctctttaaaattctttggttcaatttgagaaataaaagcaatgaaattacacaagtttctaagggagtttctagtagtgacaccttgagaaggatcacctagaatttggtctataggatgagcacttttgaatttccactcatgtggaaggttagagttcataccttggctttcattttccttttccacgggtggttcctctttgggagtttgtgaaggagcattggaagtctctcctatttcgagattttgaacttcatctcccaaacctacaacatcatcatctaaacttttgctcgtaggcgggttagtctcatcaaaagcaacatgaatagattcttcaacaacattagttcttttgttataaattctataagctttactatgtgttgaataccctataaaaattccaacatcggatttagcatcaaattttccaaggttgtccttggtgtttaaaatgtaacatttgcacccaaaaactttaaaatagccaatgttgggttttcttcctttccaaagctcataaggggttttattcatgttgggcctaatgaaaacacgattcaaaatataacaagaagtattgacggcctcggcccaaaaatattttggtaatgaaatttcatttagcattgacctagccatttcttgaattgttctattcttcctttcgacaactccattttgttgtggagttcttggtgccgaaaagttatggttaaaaccatgatcttcacaaaacaattctaaggcatcattgtcaaactcaccaccatggtcactcctaacggaggtaatagaatatcctttttcattttgcacatttttacaaaatttgacaaagttttccaaaacatcacttttaagagtcaagaaaataacccaagtaaatcttgaaaaatcatcaacaattacaaatgcatagtatttaccaccaagactagcaattctagaaggaccaaataaatcaatatgaagcaattgcaaaggtctagtagttgaaatttctttcttggaatgaaaagatgttttaatttgttttccaaattggcatgcatcacaaagtttatctttaacaaacggaatagatggcaaaccaataacaagatcttttctaaccaattttgaaatagaatccatactagcatgtcctaatcttctatgccacaaccaagaattatcattcataacggttaaacatttatttttactatcaaaagaatcaacatcaataacatacacattatccttccttactccaaggaaaataacttcattggttgaaacattttcaatggagcattttgaggattcaaacacaacacgaaaacctatatcacataattgactaatactaagcaagttatgtttaagattatcaacaagaagcacatttttaatacatggagagtatatgttaccgatatcaccaatgcccaagatttttccttttgaattgtctccaaaagtgacaaagccactttccttgcttttaaagtttgaaaatcttgatggatcaccggtcatatgctttgaacatccactatccaagaaccataagctttggctctttcttgttgattccccatcatcaagtgccatcatgcacatgtttgccacttcattctttccttcttcttcggagtcctcttcgtcactattgagccaatccgccaacattgcccttcctttgtatttgttcttctttctcattggacaatccatcttcatatgtccgggcttcttgcactcaaagcaaattggtggatcatctttgctttttctttcttttgagtcactccctctttgtggcctcttcccaaagttctttttgaatttcatgaactttttgtatttcttagagaagagtgccaagtcttccatgtcactacataagctttcctcatcttcttcactaatggcatgggaggaggaagacttgaatgcaatagtcttctttttcttctcaacttcctcttcttcttgagcactcatgaaaatttcatggttcatgagtgagccaattagttcttccaagggaagtgttgagagatccttggcttcttgaatggcaaccacctttccttgataagccttggtgagacttctcaaaatcttggtcaccatatccttttgagtaagtaccttgccaagagagttcaaaccattagtaattgtagtgaagcgagtatacatattagcaatggtttcatccgatttcatcttaaagttctcatattgagtggaataaatttgaattttagtttccttcatagcactagttccttgatgagtaacttcaagcattttccacatatcataagcggtagaggcttgttcaatatttttaaaaatatctctatccaaaccacatataagagcatatttagctttagcatttttagaaagcattttcttatcattttcatcatatgcttcataagtcttaattacttcaacaccatttatgacatgtttagcaacataaggaccactagacacaatatgccacaaatcatagtcaatagattgaaggtaagtttccattctaattttccaataaggaaaatctactccattgaagtatggtgctctatttgtgctaaaaccttctaacatgttattttgtgaattacttggaaacgccatgctctagattgtgaaatctaatcaaataatttgagcccttgctctgataccaattgttagcccaagatatgtttccaagaggggggataaattggaaatttaaactaatttcggaaaattaaaacttttaacacaaaattatgcaattagtcaattaatcaagtaaaagcaagtagtatggcaagcaatatattaagacaaataattaaacttgtaaagtaaagagtttaaggattagaaaatgcaaactctcgatttttacaaggttcggtagaactatgccacctacgtccttggtcttcaaagctatggacctagctttgagttccaatatcgagccaagttaacgggcttgactaacccttacaaccggaaattttcaccaaggtatttccaaacctcttacaatagtttcgcaccccgaggactattaacctctttctcggattgttaaagtgccaatctcactatttccgggttgtttacaaaaccggtgccaacctcacctcaatcacaatatggaaatgtgtttgatatacaagctaaaatcactctagaaatttgatgatacaatggaaacctagagtgaaaagcaagcacacttaagatgaataaaatcaaattttggctcaaagtgtgtgaaaagtgttggtttggatttcaaacttagaagctccttaatctcacttagataggttagatatatgtaataaatgctcaaccaacttattttttgaaagaaaaatcgagtttatatagtgtttgataaaaaaactagccgtttatagccgttagcacgtttcccgaggtgaggtcagccatgaaccggaa includes:
- the LOC133030515 gene encoding uncharacterized protein LOC133030515; this translates as FSTNRAPYFNGVDFPYWKIRMETYLQSIDYDLWHIVSSGPYVAKHVINGVEVIKTYEAYDENDKKMLSKNAKAKYALICGLDRDIFKNIEQASTAYDMWKMLEVTHQGTSAMKETKIQIYSTQYENFKMKSDETIANMYTRFTTITNGLNSLGKVLTQKDMVTKILRSLTKAYQGKVVAIQEAKDLSTLPLEELIGSLMNHEIFMSAQEEEEVLDSGCSKHMTGDPSRFSNFKSKESGFVTFGDNSKGKILGIGDIGNIYSPCIKNVLLVDNLKHNLLSISQLCDIGFRVVFESSKCSIENVSTNEVIFLGVRKDNVYVIDVDSFDSKNKCLTVMNDNSWLWHRRLGHASMDSISKLVRKDLVIGLPSIPFVKDKLCDACQFGKQIKTSFHSKKEISTTRPLQLLHIDLFGPSRIASLGGKYYAFVIVDDFSRFTWVIFLTLKSDVLENFVKFCKNVQNEKGYSITSVRSDHGGEFDNDALELFCEDHGFNHNFSAPRTPQQNGVVERKNRTIQEMARSMLNEISLPKYFWAEAVNTSCYILNRVFIRPNMNKTPYELWKGRKPNIGYFKVFGCKCYILNTKDNLGKFDAKSDVGIFIGYSTHSKAYRIYNKRTNVVEESIHVAFDETNPPTSKSLDDDVVGLGDEVQNLEIGETSNAPSQTPKEEPPVEKENESQGMNSNLPHEWKFKSAHPIDQILGDPSQARLESIRMLLAFACHKNFILYQMDVKSAFLNGYIMEEVYVSQPPGFQNHKYPNHVYKLKKALYGLKQAPRAWYERLSTFLISNGFSMGKADNTLFIKRKSKDIIIVQIYVDDIIFGATNDALCEEFSKCMHSEFEMSMMGELNFFLGLQIKQQKDGIFIGQTKYIKDLLQKFDLANAKSMNTPMSTSIKMDKDESGKNVDITKYRGMIGSLLYLTASRPDILFSVGLCARYQSCPKESHLSAVKRIFRYLIGTMNLGLWYPKNSNFEIISYSDADFDGCKTDRKSTSGTCHFLGNSLVSWFSKKQNSVALSTTEAEYIAAGSCCAQILWMKQTLKDFDIDFECTPIKCDNTSAINLSKNPILHSRAKHIDIRHHFLRDHIQRGDIMLDFVSTEFQLADIFTKPLSDERFSFIRRELGMTNLDEI